From a region of the Nyctibius grandis isolate bNycGra1 chromosome 10, bNycGra1.pri, whole genome shotgun sequence genome:
- the FLOT1 gene encoding flotillin-1 isoform X2, which yields MGWRRACDVPRSQAEQEEKENLEGGGFCRSPPVMVAGGRVLVVPCLQQIQRISLNTLTLNVRSEKVYTRHGVPISVTGIAQVKIQGQNKEMLAAACQMFLGKSESEIAQIALETLEGHQRAIMAHMTVEEIYKDRQKFSEQVFNVASSDLVNMGISVVSYTLKDIHDDQDYLHSLGKGRTAQVQRDARVGEAEAKRDAGIREARARQEQVSAQLLSETAMAQAQRDFQVQQALCDAAVSARRAQADLAYQLQVARTKQQIEEQRAQVLVVERAQQAQLQEHEIGRRERELEATVRKPAEAERYRLERLAEAQRSQMMIQAEAEAEAMRVTGAARAAAVAARARAEAAQTAAKAEAFGRYREAAVVDMVLQRLPQVAEAVAQPLLETRRVTMVAGGSGDIGVSRLPGEILDVVTRLPAAVEALTGVSVTQATQKKSECQA from the exons ATGGGGTGGCGAAGAGCTTGTGACGTCCCTCGTAGCCAggcagaacaggaagaaaaagaaaaccttgagGGTGGAG GTTTCTGCCGCAGCCCCCCCGTCATGGTGGCCGGGGGGCGGGTGCTGGTGGTGCCGTGTCTGCAGCAGATCCAGCG GATCTCCCTCAACACCCTGACCCTCAACGTGCGCAGCGAGAAGGTCTACACCCGCCATGGCGTCCCCATCTCCGTCACCGGCATCGCCCAG GTGAAGATCCAGGGGCAGAACAAGGAGATGCTGGCGGCCGCCTGCCAGATGTTCCTGGGCAAATCGGAGAGCGAGATCGCCCAGATCGCCCTCGAGACCCTCGAGGGCCACCAGCGTGCCATCATGGCTCACATGACGGTGGAG GAGATCTACAAGGACCGGCAGAAGTTCTCGGAGCAGGTTTTTAACGTGGCCTCGTCCGACCTCGTCAACATGGGGATCAGCGTGGTCAGCTATACCCTGAAGGACATCCACGATGACCAG gacTACCTGCACTCGCTGGGGAAGGGCCGCACAGCGCAGGTGCAGCGCGACGCCCGCGTCGGGGAGGCCGAGGCCAAGCGGGACGCCGGCATCCGC GAGGCGCGGGCGCGCCAGGAGCAGGTCTCAGCGCAGCTGCTGAGCGAGACGGCGATGGCGCAGGCCCAGCGCGACTTCCAGGTGCAGCAGGCGCTGTGCGACGCCGCCGTCAGCGCCCGCCGCGCCCAGGCCGACCTGGCCTATCAGCTCCAG GTGGCGAGGACGAAGCAGCAGATCGAGGAGCAGCGGGCGCAGGTGCTGGTGGTGGAGCGGGCGCAGCAGGCGCAGCTGCAGGAGCACGAGATCGGGCGGCGGGAGCGCGAGCTGGAGGCCACCGTCCGCAAACCCGCCGAGGCCGAGCGCTACCGCCTCGAGCGCCTGGCCGAGGCCCAGCG GTCCCAGATGATGATCCAGGCGGAGGCTGAGGCCGAGGCCATGAGG GTGAcgggggcggcgcgggcggcggcggtggccgcTCGGGCACGGGCGGAGGCGGCGCAGACGGCGGCCAAGGCCGAGGCCTTCGGGCGGTACCGGGAGGCGGCCGTGGTGGACATGGTGCTGCAGCGCCTGCCCCag GTGGCGGAGGCGGTGGCGCAGCCGCTGCTGGAGACGCGGCGAGTGACGATGGTGGCCGGTGGCTCCGGTGACATCGGGGTGTCGCGGCTTCCCGGGGAGATCCTGGACGTCGTCACCCGCCTGCCCGCGGCCGTCGAGGCCCTCACGGGCGTCAGCGTCACCCAG GCCACCCAGAAGAAGTCCGAGTGCCAGGCGTGA
- the FLOT1 gene encoding flotillin-1 isoform X1, producing MGWRRACDVPRSQAEQEEKENLEGGGFCRSPPVMVAGGRVLVVPCLQQIQRISLNTLTLNVRSEKVYTRHGVPISVTGIAQVKIQGQNKEMLAAACQMFLGKSESEIAQIALETLEGHQRAIMAHMTVEEIYKDRQKFSEQVFNVASSDLVNMGISVVSYTLKDIHDDQDYLHSLGKGRTAQVQRDARVGEAEAKRDAGIREARARQEQVSAQLLSETAMAQAQRDFQVQQALCDAAVSARRAQADLAYQLQVARTKQQIEEQRAQVLVVERAQQAQLQEHEIGRRERELEATVRKPAEAERYRLERLAEAQRSQMMIQAEAEAEAMRVTGAARAAAVAARARAEAAQTAAKAEAFGRYREAAVVDMVLQRLPQVAEAVAQPLLETRRVTMVAGGSGDIGVSRLPGEILDVVTRLPAAVEALTGVSVTQCPHLSPQATQKKSECQA from the exons ATGGGGTGGCGAAGAGCTTGTGACGTCCCTCGTAGCCAggcagaacaggaagaaaaagaaaaccttgagGGTGGAG GTTTCTGCCGCAGCCCCCCCGTCATGGTGGCCGGGGGGCGGGTGCTGGTGGTGCCGTGTCTGCAGCAGATCCAGCG GATCTCCCTCAACACCCTGACCCTCAACGTGCGCAGCGAGAAGGTCTACACCCGCCATGGCGTCCCCATCTCCGTCACCGGCATCGCCCAG GTGAAGATCCAGGGGCAGAACAAGGAGATGCTGGCGGCCGCCTGCCAGATGTTCCTGGGCAAATCGGAGAGCGAGATCGCCCAGATCGCCCTCGAGACCCTCGAGGGCCACCAGCGTGCCATCATGGCTCACATGACGGTGGAG GAGATCTACAAGGACCGGCAGAAGTTCTCGGAGCAGGTTTTTAACGTGGCCTCGTCCGACCTCGTCAACATGGGGATCAGCGTGGTCAGCTATACCCTGAAGGACATCCACGATGACCAG gacTACCTGCACTCGCTGGGGAAGGGCCGCACAGCGCAGGTGCAGCGCGACGCCCGCGTCGGGGAGGCCGAGGCCAAGCGGGACGCCGGCATCCGC GAGGCGCGGGCGCGCCAGGAGCAGGTCTCAGCGCAGCTGCTGAGCGAGACGGCGATGGCGCAGGCCCAGCGCGACTTCCAGGTGCAGCAGGCGCTGTGCGACGCCGCCGTCAGCGCCCGCCGCGCCCAGGCCGACCTGGCCTATCAGCTCCAG GTGGCGAGGACGAAGCAGCAGATCGAGGAGCAGCGGGCGCAGGTGCTGGTGGTGGAGCGGGCGCAGCAGGCGCAGCTGCAGGAGCACGAGATCGGGCGGCGGGAGCGCGAGCTGGAGGCCACCGTCCGCAAACCCGCCGAGGCCGAGCGCTACCGCCTCGAGCGCCTGGCCGAGGCCCAGCG GTCCCAGATGATGATCCAGGCGGAGGCTGAGGCCGAGGCCATGAGG GTGAcgggggcggcgcgggcggcggcggtggccgcTCGGGCACGGGCGGAGGCGGCGCAGACGGCGGCCAAGGCCGAGGCCTTCGGGCGGTACCGGGAGGCGGCCGTGGTGGACATGGTGCTGCAGCGCCTGCCCCag GTGGCGGAGGCGGTGGCGCAGCCGCTGCTGGAGACGCGGCGAGTGACGATGGTGGCCGGTGGCTCCGGTGACATCGGGGTGTCGCGGCTTCCCGGGGAGATCCTGGACGTCGTCACCCGCCTGCCCGCGGCCGTCGAGGCCCTCACGGGCGTCAGCGTCACCCAG TGTCCCCATCTGTCCCCACAGGCCACCCAGAAGAAGTCCGAGTGCCAGGCGTGA
- the FLOT1 gene encoding flotillin-1 isoform X4 has product MGWRRACDVPRSQAEQEEKENLEGGGFCRSPPVMVAGGRVLVVPCLQQIQRISLNTLTLNVRSEKVYTRHGVPISVTGIAQVKIQGQNKEMLAAACQMFLGKSESEIAQIALETLEGHQRAIMAHMTVEEIYKDRQKFSEQVFNVASSDLVNMGISVVSYTLKDIHDDQDYLHSLGKGRTAQVQRDARVGEAEAKRDAGIREARARQEQVSAQLLSETAMAQAQRDFQVQQALCDAAVSARRAQADLAYQLQVARTKQQIEEQRAQVLVVERAQQAQLQEHEIGRRERELEATVRKPAEAERYRLERLAEAQRSQMMIQAEAEAEAMRVAEAVAQPLLETRRVTMVAGGSGDIGVSRLPGEILDVVTRLPAAVEALTGVSVTQCPHLSPQATQKKSECQA; this is encoded by the exons ATGGGGTGGCGAAGAGCTTGTGACGTCCCTCGTAGCCAggcagaacaggaagaaaaagaaaaccttgagGGTGGAG GTTTCTGCCGCAGCCCCCCCGTCATGGTGGCCGGGGGGCGGGTGCTGGTGGTGCCGTGTCTGCAGCAGATCCAGCG GATCTCCCTCAACACCCTGACCCTCAACGTGCGCAGCGAGAAGGTCTACACCCGCCATGGCGTCCCCATCTCCGTCACCGGCATCGCCCAG GTGAAGATCCAGGGGCAGAACAAGGAGATGCTGGCGGCCGCCTGCCAGATGTTCCTGGGCAAATCGGAGAGCGAGATCGCCCAGATCGCCCTCGAGACCCTCGAGGGCCACCAGCGTGCCATCATGGCTCACATGACGGTGGAG GAGATCTACAAGGACCGGCAGAAGTTCTCGGAGCAGGTTTTTAACGTGGCCTCGTCCGACCTCGTCAACATGGGGATCAGCGTGGTCAGCTATACCCTGAAGGACATCCACGATGACCAG gacTACCTGCACTCGCTGGGGAAGGGCCGCACAGCGCAGGTGCAGCGCGACGCCCGCGTCGGGGAGGCCGAGGCCAAGCGGGACGCCGGCATCCGC GAGGCGCGGGCGCGCCAGGAGCAGGTCTCAGCGCAGCTGCTGAGCGAGACGGCGATGGCGCAGGCCCAGCGCGACTTCCAGGTGCAGCAGGCGCTGTGCGACGCCGCCGTCAGCGCCCGCCGCGCCCAGGCCGACCTGGCCTATCAGCTCCAG GTGGCGAGGACGAAGCAGCAGATCGAGGAGCAGCGGGCGCAGGTGCTGGTGGTGGAGCGGGCGCAGCAGGCGCAGCTGCAGGAGCACGAGATCGGGCGGCGGGAGCGCGAGCTGGAGGCCACCGTCCGCAAACCCGCCGAGGCCGAGCGCTACCGCCTCGAGCGCCTGGCCGAGGCCCAGCG GTCCCAGATGATGATCCAGGCGGAGGCTGAGGCCGAGGCCATGAGG GTGGCGGAGGCGGTGGCGCAGCCGCTGCTGGAGACGCGGCGAGTGACGATGGTGGCCGGTGGCTCCGGTGACATCGGGGTGTCGCGGCTTCCCGGGGAGATCCTGGACGTCGTCACCCGCCTGCCCGCGGCCGTCGAGGCCCTCACGGGCGTCAGCGTCACCCAG TGTCCCCATCTGTCCCCACAGGCCACCCAGAAGAAGTCCGAGTGCCAGGCGTGA
- the FLOT1 gene encoding flotillin-1 isoform X3 → MFFTCGPNEAMVVSGFCRSPPVMVAGGRVLVVPCLQQIQRISLNTLTLNVRSEKVYTRHGVPISVTGIAQVKIQGQNKEMLAAACQMFLGKSESEIAQIALETLEGHQRAIMAHMTVEEIYKDRQKFSEQVFNVASSDLVNMGISVVSYTLKDIHDDQDYLHSLGKGRTAQVQRDARVGEAEAKRDAGIREARARQEQVSAQLLSETAMAQAQRDFQVQQALCDAAVSARRAQADLAYQLQVARTKQQIEEQRAQVLVVERAQQAQLQEHEIGRRERELEATVRKPAEAERYRLERLAEAQRSQMMIQAEAEAEAMRVTGAARAAAVAARARAEAAQTAAKAEAFGRYREAAVVDMVLQRLPQVAEAVAQPLLETRRVTMVAGGSGDIGVSRLPGEILDVVTRLPAAVEALTGVSVTQCPHLSPQATQKKSECQA, encoded by the exons ATGTTCTTCACGTGCGGCCCCAACGAGGCCATGGTGGTGTCGG GTTTCTGCCGCAGCCCCCCCGTCATGGTGGCCGGGGGGCGGGTGCTGGTGGTGCCGTGTCTGCAGCAGATCCAGCG GATCTCCCTCAACACCCTGACCCTCAACGTGCGCAGCGAGAAGGTCTACACCCGCCATGGCGTCCCCATCTCCGTCACCGGCATCGCCCAG GTGAAGATCCAGGGGCAGAACAAGGAGATGCTGGCGGCCGCCTGCCAGATGTTCCTGGGCAAATCGGAGAGCGAGATCGCCCAGATCGCCCTCGAGACCCTCGAGGGCCACCAGCGTGCCATCATGGCTCACATGACGGTGGAG GAGATCTACAAGGACCGGCAGAAGTTCTCGGAGCAGGTTTTTAACGTGGCCTCGTCCGACCTCGTCAACATGGGGATCAGCGTGGTCAGCTATACCCTGAAGGACATCCACGATGACCAG gacTACCTGCACTCGCTGGGGAAGGGCCGCACAGCGCAGGTGCAGCGCGACGCCCGCGTCGGGGAGGCCGAGGCCAAGCGGGACGCCGGCATCCGC GAGGCGCGGGCGCGCCAGGAGCAGGTCTCAGCGCAGCTGCTGAGCGAGACGGCGATGGCGCAGGCCCAGCGCGACTTCCAGGTGCAGCAGGCGCTGTGCGACGCCGCCGTCAGCGCCCGCCGCGCCCAGGCCGACCTGGCCTATCAGCTCCAG GTGGCGAGGACGAAGCAGCAGATCGAGGAGCAGCGGGCGCAGGTGCTGGTGGTGGAGCGGGCGCAGCAGGCGCAGCTGCAGGAGCACGAGATCGGGCGGCGGGAGCGCGAGCTGGAGGCCACCGTCCGCAAACCCGCCGAGGCCGAGCGCTACCGCCTCGAGCGCCTGGCCGAGGCCCAGCG GTCCCAGATGATGATCCAGGCGGAGGCTGAGGCCGAGGCCATGAGG GTGAcgggggcggcgcgggcggcggcggtggccgcTCGGGCACGGGCGGAGGCGGCGCAGACGGCGGCCAAGGCCGAGGCCTTCGGGCGGTACCGGGAGGCGGCCGTGGTGGACATGGTGCTGCAGCGCCTGCCCCag GTGGCGGAGGCGGTGGCGCAGCCGCTGCTGGAGACGCGGCGAGTGACGATGGTGGCCGGTGGCTCCGGTGACATCGGGGTGTCGCGGCTTCCCGGGGAGATCCTGGACGTCGTCACCCGCCTGCCCGCGGCCGTCGAGGCCCTCACGGGCGTCAGCGTCACCCAG TGTCCCCATCTGTCCCCACAGGCCACCCAGAAGAAGTCCGAGTGCCAGGCGTGA